One part of the Chryseobacterium sp. 7 genome encodes these proteins:
- a CDS encoding catalase — translation MDSKKLTLSSGAPYFEHQDSQTVGPRGPVLLQDFILQENLAHFVRERIPERIVHAKGSGAYGTFTVTHDISQYTKAKLFSKVGNSCRMFARFSTVGGEKGSADTARDPRGFALKFYTEDGNWDLVGNNTPVFFIKDAKKFPDFIHTQKRVPKTNLKSATMMWDFWSLNPESLHQVLILMSDRGTPHGYRHMHGFGSHTFSMINDKNERVWVKFHFKTKQGVKNFTDEEAVKMAGENPDFAQEDLCNAIENGDFPKWTLYIQVMTEEQAKDFRWNPFDVTKVWFHDDYPLIEVGEMELNEVPVNYFAHVEQSTFSPSNLINGISFSPDKMLQGRLFSYPDAHRYRVGVNSHQLEVNRCPFEVNNYQRDGFMADSSYYQDKPNYHPNSFDEIKVDSDYKSFEYELDSAHVASYNRNDNDSDHYTQPGLLYSKAMNAEDRDHLIKNIIGSMKGISGPKKDEIINRQLCHFFRANIELGMKVASQLNVNIDANMMNHSK, via the coding sequence ATGGATTCTAAAAAATTAACGTTAAGTAGCGGCGCACCTTATTTTGAACATCAGGATTCACAGACGGTAGGACCAAGAGGCCCGGTATTGCTGCAAGACTTTATTCTTCAGGAAAATCTTGCGCATTTCGTTAGGGAAAGAATTCCTGAAAGAATTGTGCATGCCAAAGGAAGCGGAGCGTACGGAACTTTTACCGTAACGCATGACATCAGCCAGTACACGAAAGCAAAACTGTTTTCAAAAGTAGGAAATTCATGCAGAATGTTTGCAAGATTCTCTACGGTAGGTGGAGAAAAAGGAAGCGCAGATACTGCGAGAGATCCAAGAGGTTTTGCCTTAAAATTTTATACTGAAGATGGGAACTGGGATCTTGTAGGAAATAATACTCCGGTATTCTTTATTAAGGATGCAAAAAAATTCCCGGATTTTATTCATACTCAAAAAAGAGTTCCGAAAACAAACTTAAAAAGCGCCACCATGATGTGGGATTTCTGGAGCTTAAACCCGGAATCACTTCATCAGGTTCTTATATTAATGTCAGACAGAGGAACCCCACATGGTTACAGACACATGCATGGTTTCGGATCTCATACCTTTTCTATGATCAACGATAAGAATGAAAGAGTATGGGTAAAATTCCACTTCAAGACAAAGCAGGGCGTTAAAAACTTTACGGATGAAGAAGCAGTAAAAATGGCTGGAGAAAATCCGGATTTTGCACAGGAAGATCTTTGCAATGCTATCGAAAACGGAGATTTCCCGAAATGGACCTTATATATACAGGTAATGACTGAGGAACAGGCAAAAGATTTCAGATGGAATCCTTTTGATGTAACCAAAGTATGGTTTCATGATGATTATCCTTTGATTGAGGTAGGAGAAATGGAACTGAACGAAGTCCCTGTTAATTATTTTGCTCACGTGGAACAGTCTACTTTTTCACCAAGCAATCTTATTAATGGAATCAGCTTCTCACCAGACAAGATGCTTCAGGGAAGACTTTTCTCTTATCCTGATGCACACCGCTACAGAGTGGGAGTAAACTCTCATCAGCTGGAAGTGAACAGATGCCCTTTTGAAGTTAACAATTATCAAAGAGACGGCTTCATGGCAGATTCAAGTTATTATCAGGACAAGCCGAATTATCATCCGAACAGCTTTGATGAAATTAAAGTAGATTCTGATTATAAAAGTTTTGAGTATGAATTAGACAGTGCTCATGTAGCAAGCTATAATAGAAATGATAATGACAGTGATCACTACACTCAGCCAGGACTTTTATATTCAAAAGCAATGAATGCAGAAGACCGGGATCACCTGATCAAAAATATTATAGGCAGCATGAAAGGCATCAGCGGGCCGAAGAAAGATGAGATTATCAACAGACAGCTGTGTCACTTTTTCAGAGCTAATATTGAGCTTGGCATGAAAGTAGCTTCTCAGCTAAATGTAAATATTGATGCAAATATGATGAATCATTCCAAATAA
- a CDS encoding enoyl-CoA hydratase/isomerase family protein translates to MSYENILLKKEDKLSIITINRPESLNALNAKTIQEISTALDELNADLSCRVIILTGSGEKSFVAGADIKEFSDFGQEKAEELARNGQNILFNKIENMSKPVIAAVNGFALGGGLELAMACHIRYASENARLGLPEVTLGLIPGYGGTQRLPKLVGKGIANEMIFSAKMIPAQKAKEIGLVNEVYPIEELLTKTKELANTIAYNSPMAISKAINAVNLSDTEKGFETEINYFGELFEMEDKKEGVTAFLEKRKPNF, encoded by the coding sequence ATGAGTTACGAGAACATATTATTAAAAAAAGAAGATAAATTATCTATCATTACCATAAATAGACCTGAAAGTTTAAATGCTTTAAATGCTAAAACGATTCAGGAGATCAGTACCGCACTAGATGAGCTTAATGCCGACCTTTCCTGCAGGGTAATTATCCTTACCGGAAGTGGAGAAAAATCTTTTGTAGCGGGAGCTGATATTAAAGAATTCAGTGATTTCGGACAGGAAAAAGCTGAAGAACTTGCAAGAAACGGACAAAATATTTTGTTCAATAAAATAGAAAACATGTCTAAACCTGTCATTGCAGCCGTAAACGGTTTTGCATTGGGAGGAGGTTTAGAGCTTGCTATGGCATGCCACATCAGATATGCATCGGAAAACGCCAGATTAGGGCTTCCTGAAGTAACTCTTGGATTAATCCCGGGATACGGAGGAACTCAAAGGCTTCCAAAGCTCGTAGGAAAAGGTATTGCCAACGAAATGATCTTCTCTGCCAAAATGATCCCTGCTCAAAAAGCAAAAGAGATTGGCCTGGTAAATGAAGTATATCCTATAGAAGAATTATTAACCAAAACGAAAGAACTAGCAAATACGATTGCCTACAACTCACCAATGGCAATATCGAAGGCTATAAATGCCGTGAATTTATCTGATACGGAGAAAGGTTTTGAAACTGAAATCAATTATTTCGGTGAACTTTTTGAAATGGAAGATAAGAAAGAAGGAGTTACTGCGTTTCTAGAGAAGAGAAAGCCTAACTTCTAA
- a CDS encoding deoxycytidylate deaminase: MNKFDKAYLKMAQEWAKLSYCKRKQVGALIVKDRMIISDGYNGTPSGFENCCEDGEGKTHWYVLHAEANAILKLAASTQSAKGATLYLTLSPCKECSKLILQAGIARLVYINEYSDDDGISFLRNHNIEIEQISDCELKK; the protein is encoded by the coding sequence ATGAATAAGTTTGATAAAGCTTATCTAAAAATGGCTCAAGAATGGGCAAAACTCTCCTACTGTAAGAGAAAACAGGTGGGAGCTCTTATCGTAAAAGATAGGATGATTATTTCAGATGGTTACAACGGGACTCCTTCGGGATTCGAAAACTGCTGTGAAGATGGAGAGGGAAAAACACACTGGTACGTATTGCATGCAGAAGCCAACGCTATATTAAAGCTGGCCGCTTCTACTCAATCTGCAAAGGGTGCAACGTTATATTTAACGCTGTCTCCCTGCAAAGAATGCAGCAAGCTGATTTTGCAGGCAGGAATTGCGAGGCTGGTGTACATTAATGAGTATTCGGATGACGATGGAATATCGTTCCTGAGAAACCATAACATTGAAATAGAACAAATATCGGACTGTGAACTAAAAAAATAA
- the xerD gene encoding site-specific tyrosine recombinase XerD, which produces MTWDEKIKDFEIFLRFERNFSENTLDAYVRDIKKLKDYAEEDLANVGPESIGYENLQEYIFNLSKQKFSERSQARWISSIKAFFKFLLEDEYREDNPAALLEGPKLGLYLPDTLSLPDINKIIAAIEVNTDLGKRNHCIIEVLYGCGLRVSELIDLKISNINFKEQYIKVHGKGNKTRFVPLADYTADMLESYIKEVRSKGKINKKYEDTLFLNSRGTSMSRVIVFLIIKELTDKAGVNKKISPHTFRHSFATHLLQNGADLRYIQEMLGHSSITTTEIYTHLKTEELRDVILSYHPRNINIAQ; this is translated from the coding sequence ATGACTTGGGATGAAAAGATCAAAGATTTTGAAATATTTCTTCGCTTCGAAAGAAATTTTTCAGAAAACACGCTCGACGCTTACGTTCGAGACATTAAGAAGTTAAAAGATTACGCAGAAGAAGATCTGGCAAACGTCGGTCCAGAATCTATCGGTTACGAAAACCTGCAGGAATACATTTTCAATCTTTCCAAACAGAAATTCAGTGAGAGATCACAAGCAAGATGGATATCTTCCATTAAAGCTTTCTTCAAATTTCTATTGGAGGACGAATATCGTGAAGACAATCCTGCGGCGTTACTTGAAGGCCCTAAACTGGGATTATACCTACCTGATACCCTTAGCCTGCCTGATATCAACAAAATTATTGCTGCTATTGAGGTCAATACGGATCTCGGAAAAAGAAACCACTGCATCATAGAGGTACTTTATGGTTGTGGACTTCGTGTTTCTGAACTGATTGATCTGAAGATCTCCAATATCAACTTTAAAGAGCAATACATCAAGGTACACGGAAAAGGAAACAAAACCCGTTTTGTCCCTTTAGCCGATTATACTGCAGATATGCTTGAAAGTTATATCAAAGAGGTACGCTCTAAAGGTAAGATCAACAAGAAATATGAAGATACTCTGTTTTTGAACAGCCGTGGGACATCGATGTCCAGAGTAATCGTATTTCTTATTATTAAAGAACTTACAGATAAAGCAGGGGTTAACAAAAAAATATCTCCACACACATTCAGACATTCTTTTGCAACACATTTGCTGCAAAATGGGGCAGATTTGCGTTATATTCAGGAAATGCTGGGACATTCCAGTATTACCACAACGGAAATCTATACGCATCTGAAAACTGAAGAATTAAGGGATGTTATTTTGAGTTATCACCCGAGAAATATTAATATTGCTCAATGA
- a CDS encoding NUDIX hydrolase, producing MKLLKYCPSCGKESLHWDGEKKWSCPECGFTLYNNVAGAVAVVIRCGDEIYLTRRNRDPKKGKLDLAGGFVDPKESAEETCKRELFEELQLDINISNLKYLTSLPNIYQYKEIDYNTIDLFYEYNVSKKFEVNLEISEISEAIWIPLQELNLEDIAFDSQKIFFESYLKK from the coding sequence ATGAAACTATTGAAATATTGCCCAAGCTGCGGCAAAGAGTCCTTACACTGGGATGGCGAAAAAAAATGGAGCTGTCCTGAATGTGGTTTTACCCTGTATAATAATGTGGCAGGCGCTGTAGCGGTTGTCATCAGATGTGGTGACGAAATTTATCTTACCCGAAGAAACAGAGATCCTAAAAAAGGAAAACTGGATCTTGCCGGAGGATTTGTCGACCCTAAAGAAAGTGCAGAAGAAACCTGTAAAAGAGAACTTTTTGAAGAACTTCAGCTTGATATCAATATTTCTAACCTGAAATACCTTACCAGCCTTCCCAACATCTATCAATACAAAGAAATTGATTACAATACGATTGATCTCTTTTATGAATATAATGTTTCGAAAAAGTTTGAGGTAAATCTTGAGATCTCAGAGATCTCAGAAGCTATCTGGATTCCTTTGCAGGAGTTAAACTTAGAAGATATTGCTTTTGATTCTCAGAAGATATTTTTCGAGAGTTATTTAAAGAAATAA
- a CDS encoding heme-binding domain-containing protein: protein MKTAKKIIFWILVGFALIQFFPIDRTNQPVDAAKNFVSAKKTPEKIANLLKNACYDCHSNETVYPKYAYIAPVSWSVKSHINEGREHINFSIWETYNKDLKQNMLSKSIQTIQSKAMPMPGYIVYHKEANLSEAERALLIQYFEEMLKTKTY from the coding sequence ATGAAGACGGCTAAGAAAATCATATTCTGGATATTGGTGGGTTTTGCCCTCATTCAGTTTTTTCCTATTGACAGAACCAATCAGCCCGTAGATGCTGCGAAGAATTTTGTCAGTGCTAAGAAAACCCCTGAAAAGATTGCAAATCTGCTTAAAAATGCATGCTATGACTGTCATTCCAATGAAACAGTCTATCCAAAGTATGCCTATATTGCCCCTGTTTCCTGGTCTGTAAAAAGCCACATAAATGAAGGTAGGGAGCATATCAATTTTTCTATCTGGGAGACTTATAATAAGGATCTGAAGCAAAATATGCTTTCGAAATCTATTCAGACGATTCAAAGTAAAGCGATGCCAATGCCGGGCTATATTGTTTATCATAAAGAAGCCAATCTTTCAGAAGCGGAAAGAGCATTGCTGATTCAGTATTTTGAAGAAATGCTGAAGACAAAAACCTATTAG
- a CDS encoding Ig-like domain-containing protein, protein MKRFLLLFVICFLVHSCARVGSPVGGPKDTLAPRFLSSNIDTTRINVKRDIHELRLDFDEYVTLKDINKNLIISPPIKGITRILPSNIANKFVLIQWTDTLQANTTYNFNFGNSIVDNNESNILRYFNFAFSTGDKLDDLYISGEVKDALDTKKKAATATENKLVVGLYQVKDTMNYKKKPYYITKVDEDGYYELNYLSPGKYKIIAFDDENGNSMYDPGKEKVGFQKDPVNVEKSISGLNLKVYPSKKAVKYSEMKEIAGGVLMTFEGNPEEVKVKSPNEKLKDVKITHNPKSDSVRIWFDAVKDDVGQTANEKLVFTHDKGPKKDSTYSVSLFYKYNKKNAMDVFSDNDGTSIAPKADLKLASNYIVDKIDPSKWTLRAKGDSLTTLPFTAKISETNPYQIQVQSDFVMGKSYELTVPKETVSSFYAKNTQSKRFDFDVAKIDQFGSVEFSIANAPTANYWIQMIDSSDKIAYQKYLKGDKVKFDILKPGEYIVRILVDNNGNKYWDEADFANDIFAEDAYIFYKKVIVRGLWETREEWDLKDTRTLDSPKSATGTPVPASSSAPSSETPIPAATTTTTTVQPKLKKEFKSGNAVLTPTN, encoded by the coding sequence ATGAAAAGGTTTCTTTTATTATTCGTTATCTGTTTTCTTGTACATTCATGTGCAAGGGTAGGATCCCCTGTAGGTGGGCCTAAAGATACATTAGCACCAAGGTTTTTAAGCTCAAACATTGATACTACAAGAATTAATGTCAAAAGAGATATTCACGAACTCCGTTTGGATTTTGATGAATATGTGACACTGAAGGATATTAATAAAAACCTGATCATTTCGCCACCTATTAAAGGGATCACGAGGATTCTTCCCTCCAATATTGCCAACAAATTTGTGCTGATCCAATGGACAGATACGCTTCAGGCTAATACTACTTATAATTTCAACTTCGGAAACTCCATTGTTGATAATAATGAGTCTAATATATTAAGATATTTCAATTTTGCTTTTTCTACGGGAGATAAATTGGATGATCTTTATATCAGTGGGGAGGTAAAAGATGCGCTAGATACTAAAAAGAAAGCGGCAACAGCAACGGAAAATAAACTTGTGGTTGGATTGTATCAGGTAAAAGATACAATGAATTACAAGAAAAAACCTTATTATATCACCAAGGTAGATGAAGATGGGTATTACGAATTAAACTATCTGTCACCAGGTAAATATAAAATTATTGCGTTTGACGATGAGAACGGAAATTCTATGTATGATCCGGGAAAAGAAAAAGTAGGTTTTCAGAAAGATCCTGTCAATGTTGAAAAATCCATTTCCGGGTTGAATTTAAAAGTATATCCTTCCAAAAAAGCGGTTAAATATTCAGAGATGAAAGAAATTGCCGGAGGTGTTTTAATGACATTCGAAGGGAATCCTGAAGAAGTAAAAGTTAAGTCTCCGAATGAGAAACTGAAAGATGTCAAAATAACGCACAATCCGAAATCCGACTCGGTAAGAATATGGTTTGATGCCGTAAAAGATGATGTGGGGCAGACCGCCAATGAAAAGCTTGTATTTACTCATGATAAAGGTCCGAAAAAGGATAGTACTTACAGTGTTTCATTATTTTATAAATACAATAAAAAGAATGCCATGGACGTCTTTAGTGATAATGACGGAACATCCATTGCCCCAAAAGCAGATTTAAAATTGGCTTCCAACTATATTGTAGATAAAATAGACCCTTCAAAATGGACTTTGAGAGCTAAAGGAGACAGTTTGACAACTTTACCATTCACGGCTAAGATATCAGAGACAAATCCTTACCAGATCCAAGTTCAGTCAGATTTTGTGATGGGAAAAAGTTATGAACTTACTGTTCCTAAGGAAACAGTGTCCTCATTCTATGCAAAAAATACCCAGTCAAAACGTTTCGACTTTGATGTGGCTAAAATAGACCAGTTCGGAAGTGTTGAATTCTCTATTGCAAATGCTCCGACAGCCAATTACTGGATTCAAATGATAGATTCTTCTGATAAAATAGCGTATCAGAAATATCTGAAAGGAGATAAAGTAAAATTTGATATCCTAAAACCGGGGGAATACATTGTGAGAATTCTGGTAGACAATAACGGAAATAAATATTGGGATGAAGCGGATTTCGCAAATGATATATTTGCTGAAGATGCCTATATTTTCTATAAAAAAGTAATTGTAAGAGGATTATGGGAAACAAGGGAAGAGTGGGATCTGAAAGATACCAGAACGCTCGATAGTCCTAAATCTGCAACGGGTACTCCAGTACCGGCTTCAAGTTCTGCACCGTCATCTGAAACTCCAATCCCTGCAGCAACTACTACAACTACAACAGTACAGCCAAAGTTAAAAAAAGAATTTAAATCCGGTAATGCTGTTTTAACGCCTACAAACTAA
- a CDS encoding serine hydrolase domain-containing protein, which produces MTTRNFVLILSVFLSIFSCKKKAEAKEASDENTTSLPNYGTVDFGDIFTKGDGQLLNRQTTVSYIDQYYKKIWEAGDLSGGILVAKGDEILYENYRGFGREGNQMPIDKNTPLHVASVSKTLTAMAMMKLIEAGKIKLTDHLTQFFPGFPYPNVTVQTLLDQRSGLPKYEYFIPKIQPAPAELSKQFITNEDVLNMIIKYKPELARDTDTGFMYCNTNFALLALLVEKVTKTPFPQAMKEMVFTPLKMNNTYIFQEKDIPTASQSFYYGGNKLYPLDRLDLIYGDKNVYTTPRDLYNFSKAMFSKNFLKPELMQMVFTPYSNEKAGMNNYGLGFRMKIFDNGEKLTYHNGWWHGTNSVFAHLLKSKVTIVAIGNKYSNKVYTALALSGLFEDFPLQKDKLHTVMNDNKDSLNSGQEVFGE; this is translated from the coding sequence ATGACGACGCGTAATTTTGTACTTATCTTAAGTGTTTTTTTATCAATATTTTCTTGTAAAAAAAAGGCTGAAGCCAAAGAAGCTTCTGACGAAAATACAACTAGCCTTCCAAACTACGGAACCGTAGATTTTGGAGATATTTTCACGAAAGGTGACGGACAGCTTTTGAACAGGCAGACTACTGTAAGTTATATTGATCAGTATTATAAGAAAATCTGGGAAGCGGGAGACCTTAGCGGTGGAATCCTTGTAGCGAAAGGAGATGAAATTCTATATGAAAATTACAGAGGTTTCGGAAGAGAAGGAAACCAAATGCCTATTGACAAAAATACACCTCTGCATGTAGCTTCAGTTTCAAAAACATTAACGGCTATGGCAATGATGAAACTGATTGAAGCGGGAAAGATAAAGCTTACTGATCACCTTACTCAGTTTTTTCCGGGATTTCCTTATCCTAATGTTACCGTTCAGACTTTATTGGATCAAAGAAGCGGTCTTCCGAAATATGAATATTTTATTCCTAAAATACAACCTGCACCAGCAGAACTTTCCAAGCAATTTATTACGAATGAGGATGTATTGAATATGATCATCAAATACAAACCTGAGCTGGCAAGAGATACAGACACAGGATTTATGTATTGTAATACCAACTTTGCCCTATTGGCTTTATTGGTTGAAAAAGTGACAAAAACTCCTTTTCCTCAGGCAATGAAAGAAATGGTTTTCACTCCATTGAAAATGAATAACACTTACATTTTCCAGGAAAAAGATATTCCTACCGCGTCACAGTCTTTCTATTATGGAGGAAACAAATTATATCCGTTAGACAGGCTTGATCTTATTTACGGAGACAAAAATGTGTACACTACACCAAGAGACTTATACAATTTCTCAAAAGCCATGTTTTCTAAGAATTTCCTGAAGCCGGAATTGATGCAGATGGTTTTCACTCCATACAGTAATGAAAAAGCAGGAATGAATAACTATGGTTTAGGATTCAGAATGAAAATCTTTGATAACGGAGAGAAATTAACTTACCACAACGGATGGTGGCATGGTACCAACTCTGTATTTGCCCATCTTTTAAAATCTAAAGTGACCATTGTAGCTATTGGTAACAAATATTCCAACAAAGTATATACAGCTCTTGCATTATCAGGATTATTCGAGGATTTTCCTCTGCAGAAAGATAAGCTTCATACCGTAATGAATGACAATAAAGACAGTTTAAATTCCGGACAGGAAGTTTTTGGAGAATAA
- a CDS encoding 2-hydroxyacid dehydrogenase, which produces MKILLLDKNHPLIAEQLLAQNFILEEDFTSSYDEVCEKIENYDGIIIRSRIPLDKNFLEKGKNLKFIARVGAGMENIDIPVAEKLGIQLINSPEGNRDSVAEHVVGMLLVIMNRLFIASQEVKNGIWKREENRGDELLGKTVGLIGYGNMGKATAKRLSGFGCKVIFHDILPDLSDENATQVSLEELKQRAEILSLHIPLTSETHYLIDDTFISEMKNDFYFVNTARGKNVKTKSLVEGLKSGKVKGTCLDVLEYEKSSFENIESENEDLKYLLESEKAIVTPHIAGWTHQSKEKLAQFIVDKIVASHC; this is translated from the coding sequence ATGAAAATACTTCTTTTAGATAAAAACCATCCTCTTATCGCTGAACAGCTTTTGGCTCAGAATTTTATATTGGAAGAGGATTTTACATCGTCTTATGATGAGGTTTGTGAGAAAATTGAGAATTACGACGGAATTATCATTAGAAGCCGTATTCCGTTGGATAAAAACTTTCTGGAAAAAGGTAAGAATCTGAAATTTATTGCAAGAGTAGGTGCCGGAATGGAAAATATTGATATTCCTGTTGCAGAAAAACTGGGAATTCAGCTGATTAATTCACCGGAAGGAAACAGGGATTCTGTAGCAGAGCATGTGGTAGGAATGCTGCTTGTGATTATGAACAGGCTTTTTATCGCCTCTCAGGAAGTGAAAAACGGAATCTGGAAACGTGAAGAAAACAGAGGAGACGAGCTGTTAGGAAAAACAGTAGGTTTAATCGGATATGGAAATATGGGAAAAGCTACTGCTAAAAGACTTTCTGGTTTCGGGTGTAAAGTAATTTTCCATGACATACTTCCTGATCTTTCGGATGAAAATGCGACACAGGTTTCATTAGAAGAATTGAAGCAAAGAGCAGAGATCTTAAGCTTACATATTCCTTTGACTTCAGAAACACACTATCTTATTGACGATACATTCATCTCAGAGATGAAAAACGATTTTTATTTCGTGAATACGGCAAGAGGAAAGAATGTTAAAACTAAAAGCTTAGTAGAAGGATTGAAATCAGGAAAAGTAAAAGGAACCTGCCTGGATGTATTGGAGTATGAAAAGTCTTCTTTCGAGAATATTGAGTCTGAAAATGAAGATTTAAAATATCTTCTTGAATCCGAAAAAGCGATTGTCACTCCACATATTGCGGGATGGACGCATCAGAGTAAAGAAAAACTGGCTCAGTTTATTGTAGATAAGATTGTCGCTTCACATTGTTAA
- a CDS encoding GxxExxY protein, translating to MDISENDISKIVYEAGYMVHKTLGPVLLESAYEECLFYELNKHDILVERQKPMPLFYDEVKMDLGYRLDFLIEKKFVLEIKSIDSLQDIHLAQILTYLRLSNCKLGMLINFNTLQFKNGVKRVINGIL from the coding sequence ATGGATATTTCAGAAAATGATATATCAAAAATTGTATATGAAGCAGGGTATATGGTTCATAAGACACTAGGGCCTGTGCTTTTGGAAAGTGCTTATGAAGAATGTTTGTTTTATGAATTGAATAAGCACGATATTCTTGTAGAAAGGCAAAAACCAATGCCATTATTTTATGATGAAGTAAAAATGGATCTAGGTTATAGGCTTGACTTTTTGATTGAGAAAAAATTTGTGCTTGAAATAAAATCTATAGATTCATTACAAGATATTCATTTAGCACAAATACTTACATACCTTCGTTTAAGCAATTGTAAACTTGGAATGTTGATTAACTTTAATACGCTTCAGTTTAAAAATGGAGTTAAGAGAGTGATTAACGGGATATTATAA
- a CDS encoding acyl-CoA thioesterase, giving the protein MAKIKKASESLTIMTNIVLPNETNSLRNLFGGELLAKMDRCASISAARHCERRVVTASVNHVSFNHPIPEGGVVVLESKVSRAFSTSMEVYVDVWLDDPINQKKIHTNAGIYTFVAVDEFNRPIPIPEMIPETDEEKERFAAAFRRKELSLILSGRMKPLESVELKKLFQEPQESKKDKK; this is encoded by the coding sequence ATGGCAAAAATAAAAAAAGCGTCAGAATCTCTGACTATTATGACCAATATCGTTCTTCCGAACGAAACAAACTCTTTAAGAAACCTTTTTGGTGGTGAACTTTTAGCAAAAATGGATCGTTGTGCATCTATTTCTGCAGCAAGACACTGTGAAAGAAGAGTAGTAACCGCATCAGTAAACCACGTATCTTTCAATCACCCTATTCCGGAAGGCGGAGTAGTGGTTTTGGAATCTAAAGTTTCCAGAGCATTCTCTACTTCTATGGAAGTGTATGTAGATGTATGGTTAGATGATCCTATTAATCAGAAGAAAATTCATACCAATGCTGGTATTTATACCTTTGTAGCTGTGGATGAATTCAACCGTCCGATTCCTATCCCGGAAATGATTCCTGAGACCGATGAAGAAAAAGAAAGATTTGCTGCTGCATTCCGTAGAAAAGAACTTTCATTAATTCTTTCCGGAAGAATGAAGCCTTTGGAATCTGTAGAACTTAAGAAATTATTCCAGGAACCGCAGGAGTCTAAGAAAGACAAGAAATAA